In the genome of Crassaminicella thermophila, the window CTTAAAGAAATTGTTAATTATCCTAATAAAATTAGAATATTTGAAGATGAAAAACATGTTTTAAATATTAAGTTTCCTTTTCAAATAGATACTAAAAAACTTGATAAAAGTATTTTAGAATTATTATCTCAAAAGGAAAACCATAATTCTAATAGAATCTATATTAATCCAATAAAAACAGGACAAACAAATTTTCAAGTTAAGTTACTAGGAATTATACCAATAAGAAATGTTAAGGTAGATGTAATTCCTAAAATAAAAGTGGTTCCAGGAGGACAATGTATTGGTGTACGATTAAATACAAAAGGTGTTTTAGTTGTTGGACTAGAAGAAATAAAAGGAATAGATGGTAAAAAGCATAATCCTTCACGAGAAGCTGGATTAACTATAGGAGATAGTATACTAGAAATAAATAATATCAAAATAAAAGATGCTCAACATGTGACCAATATAATTAATGCAAACAAAAATACTCAAATTACTTTGAAAGTCAAACGTAGACAAAAAATATTTTATACAAAAATAACTCCAATAAAATCAATTGATGAAGGAGAATATAGAATTGGATTATGGGTTAGGGATAAGACTGCTGGAGTAGGAACATTAACATTTTATCACTCAGATACAATGAAATTTGGAGCATTAGGACATGCAATAACAGATATTGATACGGGCTTGTTATTAACAGTAGACAATGGAGAAATTGTTAAATCTAAAGTAGCTTCAATTCAGCAAGGGAAAAGAGGTAAACCTGGAGAAATAAAGGGAATATTTTATGAAACAAGCAAACCTATAGGAAATTTAGAAAAAAATACACGTTATGGTATTTATGGCAAAGCATATAAACCTATAGAAAATAATATATATAATAAACCAATAGAAATTGCTTATCAAAATGAAATAAAAAAGGGAAAAGCAACCATATTAACTACAATAGATAATAACAAAATAGAAGAATATGAAATTTATATAGAAAAGGTTAATAGACAACGTATGCCGAATACAAAAAGTATGGTTATAAGAATAACAGATAAAAGGCTTTTGAAAAAAAGTGGAGGAATTGTTC includes:
- the spoIVB gene encoding SpoIVB peptidase, which codes for MYNNKNKRRLLFFFIVVLFTFIYSFTLKEIVNYPNKIRIFEDEKHVLNIKFPFQIDTKKLDKSILELLSQKENHNSNRIYINPIKTGQTNFQVKLLGIIPIRNVKVDVIPKIKVVPGGQCIGVRLNTKGVLVVGLEEIKGIDGKKHNPSREAGLTIGDSILEINNIKIKDAQHVTNIINANKNTQITLKVKRRQKIFYTKITPIKSIDEGEYRIGLWVRDKTAGVGTLTFYHSDTMKFGALGHAITDIDTGLLLTVDNGEIVKSKVASIQQGKRGKPGEIKGIFYETSKPIGNLEKNTRYGIYGKAYKPIENNIYNKPIEIAYQNEIKKGKATILTTIDNNKIEEYEIYIEKVNRQRMPNTKSMVIRITDKRLLKKSGGIVQGMSGSPIIQNGKLIGAVTHVFVNDPSKGYGLFIEWMIKEAGINIYNKSQIAESVNY